A region of Planococcus sp. MSAK28401 DNA encodes the following proteins:
- the rpsL gene encoding 30S ribosomal protein S12 has protein sequence MPTINQLVNKPRKPKSTKSDSPALNKGYNSFKKAQTNLSAPQKRGVCTRVGTMTPKKPNSALRKYARVRLTNQIEVNAYIGGEGHNLQEHSVVLIRGGRVKDLPGVRYHVVRGALDTAGVNGRMQGRSKYGTKRPKAKK, from the coding sequence ATGCCTACAATTAACCAATTGGTTAACAAGCCTCGTAAACCAAAAAGCACTAAATCAGACTCACCAGCGTTGAACAAGGGGTATAACAGCTTCAAGAAAGCACAGACTAACTTGAGCGCTCCACAAAAACGCGGCGTCTGCACACGTGTTGGAACGATGACACCGAAAAAACCAAACTCCGCATTGCGTAAATACGCGCGTGTACGTTTGACAAACCAAATTGAGGTCAATGCATATATCGGCGGCGAAGGTCACAACCTTCAAGAGCACAGTGTTGTTCTTATCCGCGGAGGACGCGTAAAAGACCTTCCGGGTGTACGTTACCACGTTGTACGCGGCGCACTTGATACTGCTGGAGTAAACGGCCGTATGCAAGGACGCTCTAAATATGGAACAAAACGCCCTAAAGCAAAAAAATAA
- the ilvB gene encoding biosynthetic-type acetolactate synthase large subunit, whose protein sequence is MGVNVKVREELKQGLSGSGADVLIQSLKQQGVEIIFGYPGGAVLPIYDALHRNPIRHILARHEQGAIHAAEGYARVSGKPGVVIATSGPGATNLVTGIADAMLDSLPLVIFTGQVATSVIGTDAFQEADIVSITQPITKHNYQVKKAEDLPRIIKEAFFIASTGRPGPVVVDIPKDVSTMLFAGSEEQADADVYLPGYQPTISPNYLQIQKAVQLLSKAKKPVILAGAGVLAARASEELQAFAEHHQIPIVNTLLGLGTVGGDHELFLGMGGMHGTYASNTAICECDVLLNIGARFDDRLTGNLASFAPNAEVIHIDIDPAEIGKNVPTAIPIVSDAKAALVELLKSNFESPDTEEWRGKLHAYKEAYPLQYHQKERVGIMPQQAVELIHRLTGGDAIVTTDVGQHQMWTAQYYRFNNPHNWVTSGGLGTMGFGFPAAIGAKFARPEETVVAVVGDAGFQMTLQELSLLQEYRLPVKIVILNNQSLGMVRQWQETFYEERYSQSMMPVQPDFVKLAAAYDLDGYKVETMEEAEEVFKKAFESDGPALIDCRVIQLECVYPMVAPGKGLNEMIGVKGE, encoded by the coding sequence TTGGGAGTAAACGTAAAGGTCAGAGAAGAACTCAAACAAGGATTATCCGGCAGCGGGGCAGACGTCTTAATTCAATCATTGAAACAGCAGGGTGTTGAGATCATTTTTGGCTACCCAGGAGGTGCGGTTCTGCCAATCTACGATGCTTTGCATCGAAACCCGATCCGTCACATATTAGCGAGACACGAACAAGGCGCGATCCATGCAGCGGAAGGCTACGCCAGAGTTTCCGGAAAACCAGGAGTGGTCATCGCAACTTCCGGGCCGGGGGCGACGAACCTCGTCACCGGGATTGCGGATGCCATGCTCGATTCATTGCCACTCGTCATCTTCACAGGGCAAGTTGCTACATCGGTTATCGGAACCGATGCTTTCCAGGAAGCGGATATCGTCAGCATCACACAGCCGATCACGAAACATAATTACCAGGTGAAAAAAGCGGAAGACTTGCCGCGGATCATCAAGGAGGCATTCTTCATCGCTTCAACAGGGCGTCCGGGACCAGTCGTCGTCGATATCCCGAAAGACGTATCCACGATGCTGTTCGCCGGAAGTGAAGAACAAGCGGATGCAGATGTGTACTTGCCGGGCTATCAACCGACCATCTCGCCGAATTATCTGCAGATCCAAAAGGCAGTTCAATTGCTGTCCAAAGCGAAAAAGCCGGTGATTCTCGCCGGTGCCGGCGTATTGGCAGCGAGAGCTTCCGAAGAGCTTCAAGCATTTGCGGAACATCATCAAATCCCGATTGTGAACACCTTGCTTGGACTTGGAACAGTCGGCGGCGATCATGAATTGTTCCTCGGCATGGGAGGCATGCACGGAACGTATGCATCGAATACGGCAATTTGCGAATGTGATGTCTTGCTGAATATCGGAGCCCGTTTTGACGACAGGCTCACCGGCAATTTGGCGTCATTTGCGCCGAATGCGGAAGTCATCCATATCGATATCGATCCGGCAGAAATCGGGAAGAACGTCCCGACAGCAATCCCGATCGTGTCAGATGCTAAAGCGGCATTGGTCGAGCTATTGAAAAGCAATTTCGAAAGCCCAGACACAGAAGAATGGCGCGGCAAGCTCCATGCATACAAGGAAGCTTATCCGCTTCAGTATCACCAAAAAGAACGCGTGGGCATCATGCCTCAACAAGCTGTCGAATTGATCCACCGTTTGACAGGCGGCGATGCGATCGTCACCACGGACGTCGGCCAACACCAAATGTGGACGGCTCAGTATTACCGGTTTAATAACCCCCACAACTGGGTGACATCCGGCGGGCTTGGGACGATGGGCTTCGGCTTCCCGGCAGCGATCGGGGCGAAGTTTGCAAGACCGGAAGAAACGGTCGTGGCTGTCGTTGGCGATGCCGGTTTCCAAATGACTTTGCAGGAATTGTCGCTATTGCAGGAATACCGGTTGCCGGTAAAAATCGTCATCCTGAACAACCAGAGCCTTGGGATGGTTCGCCAGTGGCAAGAAACCTTCTACGAGGAACGCTATTCCCAATCGATGATGCCGGTGCAGCCGGATTTCGTGAAACTGGCGGCCGCTTATGACCTTGACGGTTATAAGGTCGAAACGATGGAAGAAGCGGAAGAAGTATTCAAAAAAGCGTTTGAATCAGATGGCCCAGCGCTCATCGATTGCCGGGTAATCCAACTCGAATGTGTGTACCCGATGGTGGCGCCAGGCAAAGGGCTCAACGAAATGATCGGGGTGAAAGGCGAATGA
- the tuf gene encoding elongation factor Tu has protein sequence MGKAKFDRSKTHANIGTIGHVDHGKTTLTAAIATVLARASGGEARSYDQIDNAPEEKERGITINTSHVEYETETRHYAHVDCPGHADYVKNMITGAAQMDGGILVVSAADGPMPQTREHILLSRQVGVPYLVVFMNKCDMVDDEELLELVEMEVRDLLSEYDFPGDDIPVIKGSALKALEGEPEWEEKILELMAAVDEYIPTPERDTDKPFMMPVEDVFSITGRGTVATGRVERGQIKVGDNVDIIGINEEAKSTTVTGVEMFRKLLDYAEAGDNIGALLRGVSRDDIQRGQVLAKPGTITPHTTFKAEVYVLSKEEGGRHTPFFTNYRPQFYFRTTDVTGVCNLPEGVEMVMPGDNIEMDVELISPIALEEGTKFSIREGGRTVGAGVVASIQK, from the coding sequence ATGGGTAAAGCTAAATTTGACCGTTCTAAAACACACGCTAACATTGGTACAATCGGACACGTTGACCATGGTAAAACAACTTTGACTGCAGCAATCGCTACAGTTCTTGCTAGAGCATCAGGCGGGGAAGCTCGTTCTTACGACCAAATCGATAACGCACCTGAAGAAAAAGAGCGCGGTATCACAATCAACACTTCTCACGTTGAGTACGAAACTGAAACACGCCACTATGCACACGTTGACTGCCCAGGTCACGCTGACTATGTTAAAAACATGATCACTGGTGCTGCACAAATGGACGGCGGGATCCTAGTAGTATCTGCTGCTGACGGCCCAATGCCACAAACTCGTGAGCACATCTTGCTTTCACGTCAAGTAGGCGTACCTTACCTTGTAGTATTCATGAACAAATGCGACATGGTAGACGACGAAGAGCTTCTTGAACTAGTTGAAATGGAAGTTCGCGACCTATTGTCTGAATATGACTTCCCTGGCGATGACATCCCAGTCATCAAAGGTTCTGCGCTTAAAGCCCTTGAAGGCGAGCCAGAATGGGAAGAAAAAATTCTTGAGTTGATGGCTGCTGTTGATGAGTACATCCCAACTCCAGAACGCGACACTGACAAGCCATTCATGATGCCAGTTGAGGACGTATTCTCAATCACTGGCCGTGGTACAGTTGCAACTGGCCGTGTTGAGCGTGGACAAATCAAAGTTGGCGACAACGTTGACATCATCGGTATCAACGAAGAAGCTAAATCTACAACTGTTACAGGTGTAGAAATGTTCCGCAAATTGCTTGACTATGCTGAAGCTGGCGACAACATTGGCGCACTTCTTCGCGGAGTTTCCCGTGACGATATCCAGCGTGGACAAGTTCTTGCTAAACCAGGCACAATCACTCCACATACAACTTTCAAAGCGGAAGTTTATGTTCTTTCAAAAGAAGAGGGTGGACGTCACACTCCATTCTTCACAAACTACCGTCCGCAGTTCTACTTCCGTACAACTGACGTAACTGGCGTTTGTAACCTTCCTGAAGGAGTAGAAATGGTTATGCCTGGCGACAACATCGAAATGGATGTTGAGCTTATCTCACCAATCGCTCTTGAAGAAGGTACTAAGTTCTCTATCCGTGAGGGTGGACGTACTGTAGGCGCTGGCGTTGTAGCTTCTATCCAGAAGTAA
- the rpoC gene encoding DNA-directed RNA polymerase subunit beta', translating into MIDVNNFEYMKIGLASPDKIRSWSYGEVKKPETINYRTLKPEKDGLFCERIFGPTKDWECHCGKYKRVRYKGVVCDRCGVEVTRSKVRRERMGHIELAAPVSHIWYFKGIPSRMGLILDMSPRSLEEVIYFASYVVIDPADTPLEKKQLLSEKEYRAYRDKFGKKFQAAMGAEAIKRLLQEIDLERETDALKEELKSAQGQRRTRAIKRLEVVESFRNSGNNPDWMILDVLPVIPPELRPMVQLDGGRFATSDLNDLYRRVINRNNRLKRLLDLGAPSIIVQNEKRMLQEAVDALIDNGRRGRPVTGPGNRPLKSLSHMLKGKQGRFRQNLLGKRVDYSGRSVIVVGPNLKMYQCGLPKGMAIELFKPFVMKELVERGLAHNIKSAKRKIERLHSEVWDVLEDVIKEHPVLLNRAPTLHRLGIQAFEPTLVEGKAIRLHPLVCTAYNADFDGDQMAVHVPLSSEAQAEARLLMLAAQNILNPKDGKPVVTPSQDMVLGNYYLTLERKGATGEGATFSGSEEVLIAYQTGHVHLHTRIAVQAGSVNNPTFTEEQNKMLLLTTVGKVIFNEILPESFPYINEPTDYNLQVETPAKYFVPTTTDVRKHIQESELVTPFKKKILGEIIAEVFKRFHITETSRMLDRMKSLGFKYSTQAGITVGVADIVVLPDKGEILVEAQNNVDKVMKQFRRGLITEEERYTRVISYWSNAKDIIQEKLMASLDTLNPIYMMSDSGARGNASNFTQLAGMRGLMANPAGRIIELPIKSSFREGLTVLEYFISTHGARKGLADTALKTADSGYLTRRLVDVAQDAIVRENDCGTDRGLLVGALMEGTEVIEELEERIVGRHAKKTVRHPETKEVIVERDALITQDLARLVIEAGIKEVTIRSAFTCNTKHGICKKCYGTNLATGDEVEVGEAVGIIAAQSIGEPGTQLTMRTFHTGGVAGDDITQGLPRIQEIFESRNPKGQAVISEITGTITEIDEIREGQKEITIQGDVETRKYLAPYNARLKVQVDDTIQRGEVLTDGSIDPKQLLQVKEVQSVQLYLLKEVQKVYRMQGVEIGDKHVEVMVRQMFRKVRVIEAGDTDLLPGSLLDIHQFTEANEKAVLAGNMPATSRPVILGITKASLETESFLSAASFQETTRVLTDAAIKGKRDELLGLKENVIIGKLVPAGTGMQRYRQIEIEQSEKAQQEEIVGSES; encoded by the coding sequence TTGATAGATGTAAATAATTTTGAGTATATGAAAATCGGATTAGCATCACCCGATAAAATTCGCTCATGGTCCTATGGGGAAGTCAAGAAACCAGAAACAATCAACTACCGTACGTTAAAGCCTGAAAAAGACGGTTTGTTCTGTGAACGTATTTTCGGTCCTACAAAAGACTGGGAATGCCATTGCGGAAAATACAAACGCGTCCGTTATAAAGGCGTCGTCTGTGACCGCTGTGGCGTCGAAGTAACCCGTTCAAAAGTGCGCCGTGAGCGCATGGGCCATATCGAGCTTGCAGCACCGGTTTCCCATATTTGGTATTTCAAAGGAATCCCAAGCCGCATGGGTCTTATCTTGGATATGTCCCCGCGTTCTTTGGAAGAAGTTATCTATTTTGCTTCTTACGTAGTCATCGATCCGGCGGATACACCGCTCGAGAAAAAACAATTGCTTTCCGAAAAAGAATATCGCGCATACCGCGATAAATTCGGCAAGAAGTTCCAAGCGGCAATGGGTGCTGAAGCGATCAAACGTTTGCTTCAGGAAATTGACTTGGAACGCGAAACAGATGCGTTGAAAGAAGAACTAAAATCTGCGCAAGGCCAGCGCCGCACACGTGCGATCAAACGCCTTGAAGTAGTAGAGTCTTTCCGCAACTCTGGAAACAACCCGGATTGGATGATTTTGGATGTCCTTCCTGTCATCCCACCGGAATTGCGTCCGATGGTTCAGCTAGACGGCGGCCGTTTTGCGACTTCTGACTTGAACGACCTTTACCGCCGTGTCATCAACCGCAATAACCGCCTCAAGCGTTTGCTTGACCTTGGTGCGCCAAGCATCATCGTTCAGAACGAAAAACGCATGCTTCAAGAAGCTGTTGATGCATTGATCGATAATGGCCGTCGCGGCCGTCCGGTTACAGGTCCTGGTAACCGCCCATTGAAATCTCTTTCTCATATGTTGAAAGGGAAGCAAGGGCGTTTCCGCCAGAACTTGCTCGGAAAACGTGTCGATTACTCGGGACGTTCTGTAATCGTCGTAGGACCGAACTTGAAGATGTATCAATGCGGATTGCCTAAAGGCATGGCAATTGAACTCTTTAAGCCGTTCGTCATGAAAGAATTGGTTGAACGCGGACTCGCGCACAACATTAAGAGCGCGAAGCGTAAAATCGAACGTCTCCATTCGGAAGTTTGGGATGTACTTGAAGATGTTATCAAGGAGCACCCGGTTCTATTGAACCGCGCACCGACACTTCACAGACTCGGTATCCAAGCATTTGAACCGACACTTGTCGAAGGTAAGGCCATCCGCCTTCACCCACTCGTTTGTACGGCTTATAACGCCGACTTTGATGGTGACCAAATGGCTGTCCACGTACCGCTTTCATCTGAAGCGCAAGCAGAAGCTCGTCTTCTAATGCTTGCAGCACAGAACATCTTGAACCCGAAAGATGGAAAACCGGTCGTAACGCCTTCACAGGATATGGTTCTTGGAAACTATTACCTGACGCTGGAGCGCAAAGGCGCAACAGGCGAAGGGGCTACGTTCTCCGGATCCGAAGAAGTATTGATTGCTTACCAAACTGGACATGTGCATCTGCACACGCGTATCGCGGTTCAGGCTGGATCTGTAAACAACCCGACGTTTACGGAAGAACAAAACAAAATGCTTCTTTTGACGACAGTCGGAAAAGTGATTTTCAATGAAATTCTTCCGGAATCGTTCCCTTATATCAATGAACCGACCGATTACAACCTGCAAGTGGAAACGCCAGCGAAATACTTCGTCCCAACGACGACGGATGTTCGCAAGCATATCCAGGAGTCAGAACTTGTAACGCCGTTCAAGAAGAAGATTCTTGGGGAAATCATTGCAGAAGTGTTCAAACGTTTCCATATTACGGAAACTTCGCGGATGCTTGACCGCATGAAGAGCCTTGGATTCAAATATTCTACACAAGCCGGCATCACGGTTGGTGTGGCGGATATCGTCGTTTTGCCAGACAAAGGTGAAATTTTAGTTGAAGCCCAAAACAATGTAGATAAAGTGATGAAGCAATTCCGCCGTGGTTTGATTACGGAAGAAGAGCGCTACACACGCGTTATCTCATATTGGAGCAATGCAAAAGATATCATCCAGGAAAAACTGATGGCATCCCTTGATACGCTAAACCCGATCTACATGATGAGTGATTCCGGAGCCCGTGGTAACGCGTCCAACTTCACGCAGCTTGCGGGTATGCGCGGACTCATGGCCAACCCGGCCGGCCGCATCATCGAACTTCCGATCAAATCTTCGTTCCGTGAAGGTCTGACGGTACTCGAATACTTCATCTCGACTCACGGTGCACGTAAAGGTCTTGCCGATACAGCATTGAAAACAGCTGACTCCGGTTACTTGACTCGCCGTCTTGTCGATGTTGCACAAGATGCTATCGTACGCGAAAATGATTGCGGAACTGACCGTGGTTTATTGGTTGGTGCACTCATGGAAGGCACGGAAGTTATCGAAGAGCTTGAAGAACGGATTGTCGGCCGTCATGCTAAGAAAACGGTCCGTCATCCAGAAACAAAAGAAGTGATTGTAGAAAGAGACGCACTTATTACGCAAGACTTGGCGCGCCTCGTAATCGAAGCCGGCATCAAAGAAGTGACGATCCGCTCTGCTTTCACTTGTAATACAAAACACGGCATTTGCAAAAAATGCTACGGTACGAACCTTGCTACAGGCGACGAAGTGGAAGTCGGCGAAGCAGTCGGAATCATCGCTGCCCAGTCAATCGGTGAGCCAGGTACACAGCTTACAATGCGTACGTTCCACACAGGCGGTGTAGCAGGAGACGATATCACACAAGGTTTGCCGCGTATCCAGGAAATCTTCGAATCCAGAAATCCGAAAGGGCAAGCTGTTATTTCTGAAATCACCGGTACGATTACCGAGATTGATGAAATTCGCGAAGGCCAGAAGGAAATCACGATTCAAGGCGATGTGGAAACACGCAAATACTTGGCGCCTTATAATGCACGTTTGAAAGTTCAAGTAGATGATACGATTCAGCGCGGTGAAGTGCTGACAGACGGTTCTATCGATCCGAAGCAATTGCTTCAGGTCAAAGAAGTTCAATCTGTTCAATTGTATCTATTGAAAGAAGTTCAAAAAGTTTACCGCATGCAAGGGGTAGAAATCGGCGATAAGCACGTTGAAGTTATGGTTCGTCAAATGTTCCGTAAAGTCCGCGTCATTGAAGCCGGAGATACTGACTTGCTGCCAGGCTCTCTTCTTGATATTCACCAGTTCACAGAAGCGAATGAAAAAGCAGTGCTTGCCGGCAATATGCCAGCAACTAGCCGACCTGTCATCCTTGGGATCACGAAAGCTTCCCTGGAAACAGAATCATTCTTGTCTGCTGCGTCCTTCCAAGAAACGACTCGTGTCCTTACCGATGCGGCGATTAAAGGAAAACGCGACGAGCTTCTCGGACTGAAAGAGAATGTCATTATCGGGAAACTGGTTCCAGCAGGGACTGGCATGCAACGCTACCGCCAGATCGAAATCGAGCAGAGCGAAAAAGCTCAGCAAGAAGAAATTGTCGGAAGCGAATCATAA
- the ilvE gene encoding branched-chain-amino-acid transaminase, translating to MTEQVIYMNGEFVKKEDAKVSVYDHGFLYGDGVFEGIRSYNGNVFRLEEHLERLYDSAKSVMLEIPHTFEEMTQLVVETLRQNKLKDAYIRLVVSRGVGNLGLDPFSCAKPNVIVIAEPLSLFPKALYDSGIEIVSVASRRSRSDVLSPKVKSLNYMNNILVKIEASLAGVSEALMLNDQGYVAEGSADNIFIVRKNKLLTPPGYVGALEGITRNAIMEVAAEKGYQMEEGVFTRHDVYVADEVFLTGTAAEVIAVIKVDGRVIGDGKPGPVTNDLLEAFRELVQQDGVKVYNEEHLNVV from the coding sequence ATGACTGAACAAGTAATCTATATGAATGGTGAATTTGTAAAAAAAGAAGATGCCAAGGTTTCAGTATATGATCATGGCTTCCTTTATGGCGACGGAGTCTTCGAAGGCATTCGTTCATACAACGGAAATGTCTTTCGTTTAGAAGAACACCTGGAGCGCCTTTACGATTCGGCTAAATCAGTGATGCTTGAAATTCCGCATACTTTCGAAGAAATGACGCAGCTGGTCGTGGAAACGCTCCGGCAGAACAAGTTGAAGGATGCCTATATCCGCTTAGTCGTCTCACGCGGTGTTGGAAATTTAGGGCTTGATCCATTCAGCTGTGCAAAGCCGAATGTCATCGTCATCGCAGAGCCGCTTTCTTTATTCCCGAAAGCCTTGTACGACAGCGGCATTGAAATCGTCTCGGTCGCTTCAAGAAGAAGCCGCTCAGACGTCCTTAGCCCGAAAGTGAAATCACTTAACTATATGAACAACATCCTGGTGAAGATTGAAGCAAGTCTGGCAGGTGTTTCTGAAGCACTCATGCTGAATGATCAAGGCTATGTGGCTGAAGGATCGGCCGATAATATCTTCATTGTCCGCAAAAACAAATTGCTGACGCCTCCCGGTTATGTAGGGGCGCTTGAAGGAATTACGCGCAACGCCATCATGGAGGTCGCAGCTGAAAAAGGTTACCAAATGGAAGAAGGCGTCTTTACTAGACACGATGTCTACGTCGCAGACGAAGTGTTCCTGACAGGGACGGCAGCAGAAGTCATCGCCGTCATCAAAGTGGATGGACGCGTTATCGGCGACGGCAAGCCAGGGCCTGTCACCAATGATCTTCTCGAAGCATTCCGAGAGCTCGTGCAGCAAGACGGCGTTAAAGTGTATAACGAAGAACATCTAAACGTAGTATAA
- the rpsG gene encoding 30S ribosomal protein S7 encodes MPRKGPVAKRDVLPDPIYSSKLVTRLINKLMVDGKRGTSQKILYGAFELIKERSGKDPIEVFEQALENIMPVLEVRARRVGGANYQVPVEVRPERRTTLGLRYLVNYSRLRGEKTMEERLANEILDAANNTGASVKKREDIHKMAEANKAFAHYRW; translated from the coding sequence ATGCCTCGTAAAGGTCCTGTAGCTAAACGTGACGTGTTGCCAGATCCGATTTATAGTTCGAAATTGGTAACTCGTTTAATTAACAAATTGATGGTTGACGGAAAAAGAGGTACTTCACAAAAGATCCTCTACGGTGCGTTCGAACTAATTAAAGAACGCAGCGGGAAAGATCCGATCGAAGTATTCGAACAAGCGTTGGAAAACATCATGCCGGTTCTTGAAGTTCGCGCTCGCCGTGTTGGTGGAGCTAACTACCAAGTACCAGTTGAAGTTCGTCCAGAACGCCGTACGACTCTTGGACTTCGCTACCTAGTGAACTACTCACGTCTACGTGGGGAAAAAACTATGGAAGAACGTCTAGCTAACGAAATCCTAGATGCTGCCAACAACACTGGTGCTTCCGTCAAAAAACGTGAAGATATCCACAAAATGGCAGAAGCCAACAAAGCATTTGCTCATTACCGCTGGTAA
- the fusA gene encoding elongation factor G, which produces MPREFSLDHTRNIGIMAHIDAGKTTTTERILYYTGRIHKIGETHEGASQMDWMEQEQERGITITSAATTASWEGHRVNIIDTPGHVDFTVEVERSLRVLDGAVTVLDAQSGVEPQTETVWRQATTYGVPRLVFINKMDKIGADFLYSVGTLHDRLQANAHPIQLPIGAEDEFSGIIDLVNMNARFYANDLGTEITEGEIPEEYKELADEWHTKLLEGVAELDEDLMEKYLGGEEITVDELKAAIRKGTLDVEFYPVVCGTAFKNKGVQLMLDAVIDYLPSPLDVPPMTALRPDSDEEVLRKASEDEPFSALAFKVMTDPYVGKLTFFRVYSGTLKSGSYVQNSSKGKRERVGRILQMHANSREEIAEVYCGDIAAAIGLKDTSTGDTLCDEKDQVILERMVFPEPVISLSVEPKSKADQDKMGQALAKLQEEDPTFRAHTDQETGQTIIAGMGELHLDILVDRMRREFNVEANVGAPQVSYRETFRQSAKVEGKFVRQSGGRGQFGHVWIEFSPNEEGAGFEFENGIVGGVVPREYIPAVEAGLRDSLDNGVVAGYPLVDIKARLFDGSYHDVDSNEMAFKVAASMALKNAVSKVNPVILEPIMKVEIVIPEEYLGDIMGDVTSRRGRVEGMDARGNAQVVRSMVPLSEMFGYATNLRSNTQGRGVFSMHFDHYEEVPKSIAEEIIKKNKGQ; this is translated from the coding sequence ATGCCTAGAGAGTTCTCCTTAGACCATACACGTAATATCGGAATCATGGCTCACATCGATGCCGGTAAAACGACTACTACGGAGCGTATTTTGTATTACACAGGCCGTATCCACAAAATCGGCGAAACGCATGAAGGTGCTTCTCAAATGGACTGGATGGAGCAGGAGCAAGAGCGTGGAATCACGATCACATCTGCTGCGACAACAGCTTCATGGGAAGGCCACCGCGTTAACATCATCGATACTCCAGGACACGTAGACTTCACAGTTGAAGTTGAACGTTCACTGCGTGTACTTGATGGTGCTGTAACAGTTCTTGATGCCCAATCAGGCGTTGAGCCACAAACAGAAACTGTATGGCGTCAAGCGACAACATACGGAGTACCGCGTCTTGTATTCATCAACAAAATGGATAAAATCGGCGCAGACTTCCTGTATTCAGTAGGCACTCTTCACGATCGCCTGCAAGCTAACGCACACCCGATTCAATTGCCAATCGGCGCAGAAGACGAGTTCTCAGGGATCATTGACCTTGTAAACATGAACGCGCGCTTCTATGCGAACGATTTGGGAACTGAAATCACTGAAGGCGAAATCCCTGAAGAGTACAAAGAGCTTGCTGACGAGTGGCACACGAAACTACTCGAAGGCGTTGCTGAGCTTGATGAAGACTTGATGGAAAAATACCTTGGTGGCGAAGAAATTACTGTTGATGAACTTAAAGCTGCAATCCGTAAAGGAACGCTTGACGTTGAGTTCTACCCAGTAGTTTGCGGAACTGCTTTCAAAAACAAAGGGGTTCAATTGATGCTTGATGCAGTAATTGATTACCTCCCATCTCCACTAGATGTACCGCCAATGACAGCGTTGCGTCCAGATTCAGACGAAGAAGTATTGCGTAAAGCATCTGAAGACGAGCCTTTCTCTGCTCTGGCATTTAAAGTAATGACAGACCCATATGTAGGGAAATTGACGTTCTTCCGTGTTTACTCTGGTACTTTGAAATCTGGTTCATACGTACAAAACTCTTCAAAAGGCAAGCGTGAGCGCGTAGGACGTATCCTGCAAATGCACGCTAACTCCCGCGAAGAGATCGCTGAAGTATATTGCGGGGACATCGCTGCTGCGATCGGCCTAAAAGATACTTCTACAGGCGATACGCTATGCGACGAAAAAGACCAAGTAATCCTTGAGCGCATGGTCTTCCCGGAACCGGTTATCTCACTTTCAGTAGAGCCGAAATCCAAAGCGGACCAAGACAAGATGGGCCAAGCCCTTGCGAAATTGCAAGAAGAAGACCCAACTTTCCGTGCACATACAGACCAGGAAACTGGTCAAACGATCATCGCAGGTATGGGTGAGCTTCACCTTGATATCCTAGTTGACCGTATGAGACGCGAATTCAACGTTGAAGCAAACGTCGGAGCTCCTCAGGTATCTTACCGTGAGACATTCCGCCAGTCTGCAAAAGTTGAAGGGAAGTTCGTACGTCAATCCGGTGGCCGTGGTCAGTTCGGACACGTTTGGATCGAATTCTCTCCAAACGAAGAAGGCGCTGGCTTTGAGTTCGAAAATGGAATTGTCGGTGGTGTTGTTCCACGTGAATACATCCCAGCAGTTGAAGCGGGTCTTCGCGACTCTCTTGATAACGGTGTTGTTGCCGGTTATCCATTGGTAGACATTAAAGCGCGTTTGTTCGACGGATCTTACCATGATGTTGACTCCAACGAGATGGCGTTTAAAGTTGCTGCTTCTATGGCACTGAAAAACGCTGTATCAAAAGTTAACCCGGTAATCCTTGAGCCGATCATGAAAGTTGAAATTGTAATCCCTGAAGAATACCTTGGCGATATCATGGGTGACGTTACGTCTCGCCGTGGACGCGTAGAAGGTATGGACGCTCGCGGAAACGCACAAGTTGTCCGTTCAATGGTTCCACTTTCTGAAATGTTCGGTTATGCAACAAACTTGCGTTCTAACACGCAAGGACGCGGTGTGTTCTCTATGCACTTCGATCACTATGAAGAAGTGCCGAAATCCATCGCTGAAGAAATTATCAAGAAAAATAAAGGCCAATAA